A stretch of DNA from Temnothorax longispinosus isolate EJ_2023e chromosome 2, Tlon_JGU_v1, whole genome shotgun sequence:
ctctttaactaGTATTCGAGAGATCTTGGAGTTGAAAAAGATCTTCTGCCAcatcttctatatataaaaatatatccatCGAATTAATCTTCGACAAATCGACCGAGTAGGAAACACaggaataatattaaacacaGAGCCAAATATTTGAAGATACGAAATATCGGACGTAATAGTTAAGAAATTATGTGGACTTGTATCTTATAAGAACATCGTGACACGCATTGCGATCAGATCGCGTGGGCGTTTGCGATTGTCGGGAATACCCAGTAAAATATCCTTAAGAAGATATTGTGATgctttattgttaatatcgACATGAATCTTCGTGTATGAGAATAATTGAATAGAGAGGATACAAAGGCTGTGCAAAAGCTatattcgaaatataataCCTACACAAGAACACAGaggattttttataaaatccatTATTGCCTCTTCCTTCTGCGTACAACGTacgcatatttatttaatcacgctataaaattttacagtcGAGTGGtctaaatttttctctctgaTGGCTACATATCAAATAGCGCAAGGATGAATAGATTTGCATATTACGTGATAACAGACCGTTAAACATGCTAAATTGTAATATAGGTAGaagaacatttttcaaaaaatttcaatataggTGACATAAATAGTTCCTGAGATGTTTCCTAGGAATAATTTAAGGGGTTACATACGTTTGACAAGCCTTAAGGGGGGAATTTACTTTGATGGgtcaaaaaaatcgatatttttttgcataaataaatagtataaggtttcaagaatatattcCCAAAGTATTATCGTcaaactcgtaaaattgacgAAACTACAGCTCTTTTTAGTGAGGCGCGCGGAGGATCGATACAGCAGACGTACGCTAGACTGGCTTCGCAGCGTTCTCGGTTCTATTATTGCGGGAACAAAAGAATCCTATATACCTGCTAGACCtacaactattttatttgaccCTATagtgtttatatttatgtgagagtatttgtgtgtgtgtgtgtgtgtgtgtgtgtgtgtgtgtgtgtgtgtgtgtgtttgtgtgtgtacCTTGGAAAGCACTAAAGAAGCTCGAACAGCCAAGAAAATGACGAAAACTGCCGAACAGGAGTTCtacgaggaagaggaaggcATTTTAGATGGGCCCGGAATAGCGGATTGAGCGTTATTTAACtgtaaggctgagtttccactgagcgcgtcacgcgtcgcgtcgtcacaagttaaccaatcaaaacatcccatttcattacattcttgtgacgggatcgaaatgggatgttttgattggatgagcgcgtcacgcgtcgcgtcatccaatcaaaacatcccatttcgattccgtcacaagaatgtaatgaaatgggatgtttggattggttaacttgtgacgacgcgacgcgtgacgcgctcagtggaaactcagcctaagtATCGTGAAAACATCCAAAACttcatttctttattcaaccagagagaaacctgagagaggccatcccggcatttttcgtcaatttttctgtgtcgcattttccgacgcgccgcctgagaaagtgcaactcaactacgtcgtttcgctcggtaaccgcacatggtttgcgtccgtgctaatggttcgtgtccgaactagccagttaagaggggatatgctgcggccgcggcgcacagtggagccgtttgcgcgaatcgcggaaaaaattatgttacttgtgaaatatgcaatgaatgatcatagaacctttcaatgttgacttataaaaattgcaaaagtgtatatttattaaaaattaatgataggaacaagtatttgattgaaattaaataaaaattcaatttacatttaatttacgtataagagcaaagtaattcttgcgtctcatcgcttaagtctaaatttttttgatgtggtttacttcttaaactagttattaacggatcggatgacacgagcatcatatgcataacatcttcatttgtaaacagacggctacattttctactatgattaagtcgatatatcgtttatagtctttatttcttgcctcttgagcttcttccgataatgtcccaacaggtaacgctgcattttccgaggcattttctataatttccttaccgtgaagaagaattttatgaacggtaattggcataaagtaccaagaatatttttcaataaatatatatttccgctgccttgtacgcataagaaccgaatttttctgaatttatttcttcaccacaattaatcgtttgtaatattgtggaaaatcttctgatcaattcctcgtcaactccagttatttctgctgtgatttttggatcagcaaaaaatcgtcgagaagtatttccgtcattagatgatccggaaccttgtttaacgatgtctaccctcagtccaagtttattataaaaagcgttttgtattcttttttttttgtttcttcttttgaacgcgtgtttctggcgttgttgaccacttattcttgaaagacaaattgtaggcaatatgtaatatacattccatgaatttgattcgtgcgtgcaagggtgacattcctaatttgagtgcttcttttctttgttagaccttttattaatttctgttaagttgTTCATTTGAGATGGTTTGGAACCGCAAATGAAGCACGAAGATGATGAAGGCGTGTGGGTTATGAAGACGTAAGGGCATCATCTGTGACTAATTCTTGATAGGAGATGGAAAAGCTTTTCATGTCTTGAAAGGAGAAAGGAACGCAACGGATAATTGTTGTTTCGAGTGCATTGTTGCTGCAAAAgtcttttataacaattggCACTAACTAGTCACAGATGGTGCCCTTACGTCTTActtcattttacgataaaaatattattatttggtaTAATGATCGACCTTCTTCAACGAGATATTGCAgagcaatacaatttgaatacacaaaagaaactgctgaaaaaataaaaagtgaaaagcaacgtatggatgacgaaattgctcaattacgagaaacagaaatagaaaagtttggaccacattcaaaataaatcatcaaatgatatttacgatGATAGACGGTAAGGTAGCTCAAGCTGTAACCCACACGCCTTCATCATCTTCGTGCTTCATTTGCGGTTCCAAACCATCTCAAATGAACaacttaacaaaaattaataaaaggtctaacaaagaaaagaagcactcaaattaggaatgtcacccttgcacgcacgaatcaaattcatggaatgtatattacatattgcctacaatttgtctttcaagaataagtggtcaacaacgccagaaacacgcattcaaaaaaaagaaacaaaaaaaaaaagaatacaaaacgctttttataataaacttggactgagggtagacatcgttaaacaaggttccggatcatctaatgacggaaatacttctcgacgattttttgctgatccaaaaatcacagcagaaataactggagttgacgaggaattgatcagaagattttccacaatattacaaacgattaattgtggtgaagaaataaattcagaaaaattcggttcttatgcgtacaaggcagcggaaatatatatttattgaaaaatattcttggtactttatgccaattaccgttcataaaattcttcttcacggtaaggaaattatagaaaatgcctcggaaaatgcagcgttacctgttgggacattatcggaagaagctcaagaggcaagaaataaagactataaacgatatatcgacttaatcatagtagaaaatgtagccgtctgtttacaaatgaagatgttatgcatatgatgctcgtgtcatccgatccgttaataactagtttaagaagtaaaccacatcaaaaaaatttagacttaagcgatgagacgcaagaattactttgctcttatacgtaaattaaatgtaaattgaatttttatttaattttaatcaaatacttgttcctatcattaatttttaataaatatacacttttgcaatttttataagtcaacattgaaaggttctatgatcattcattgcatatttcacaagtaacataattttttccgcgattcgcgcaaacggctccactgtgcgccgcggccgcagcatatcccctcttaactggctagttcggacacgaaccattagcacggacgcaaaccatgtgcggttaccgagcgaaacgacgtagttgagttgcactttctcaggcggcgcgtcggaaaatgcgacacagaaaaattgacgaaaaatgccgggatggcctctctcaggtttctctctgattCAACTGAGACTCTTTGGATCCGCCATAttaaatccgccattttgaattttaaaaatttgatatcagattcggattcagcgacCTCAAAAACCTTTATACTGAAATTTGCATGCATTTTTACGTGCTTTTTTGGCTgagagcaaaaaaataaactttaaacgcgtttttctcaaaaccaCTTTTTCCAACTTTGCGTACAAGATAACTCAAAAAGTAATCACTCAAATAACTTTCGCCAAGCATGATTCGATTCCTTACAATTTTCTCCAGGGATTGAATCtacgtttacattttattatttatttataacatttttatcaacaaCAGAAGAtcgattttttgataaaaaaaaatgtcacttTTCTTACAATTGCTGTaacttcttcaatttttcatatttttatttgcaaataggTTCAATCCCTGCGTAATTGATTaagctttaaagaaaattttgattttttgcttTCAGATTACTCAGCTCGTTGCTACACTGTACGCAGCTAACCGTTGCGCTACCAACATTGCGCTACAAAATTATCcgtcaatataataaaaattaacgtaactaaaaaaaaaaattttttttttctttaagaatgCCTTTccatattacaaaaaaaattaatccaaTATCACTTATAGTttccttgaaaaaaattcccaaaaaatcatCATTTTTCACCCGGCTAAAGTAGATTCCCCCCTTAAAACTAGGTCaaaattaacgaatttttattgtaggtaaaattatgttttattaaaaaataaagatacatatgTCTTGTAGagtatattatagttttttgaGAATATCTCCcgaaaattttaatgcaaaaatatcaaaaattgagaTCCTGGCAGCTATTTTCCCGAAACAGTGTTTTAAAAATCGGTACCAGAAATATCTCAGACTATAGTGAACCGATTTGAATGACATTTTTTACAGCTACTctcaatataataatctagTACTTGTTATAGGATTTTTTTCGATCTATGGcttagtttttttaataaatagaaaaagtcCAATTTTTTTCGAAGTAAAAAATCCCATTTTTTGCTACGAATCGctgccattttttaaaaaatcaatattttcaaaattagttTTGACAAGCACTAGTTTTCTTCATCCagtttaacgaaaaaaaattttttttatttcacatgAGAGGGGCCGGAGGTATCTCTGGTATGTAAGTACTTCATCGGCTAgtaagtacaaaataaaaataataataataaaaaaaagagaatataaaaCGAAGTACAAAAAAACGTCACGGATCTCTCTTATATCATTCAACTCGAAATGCAATGAACACCTTTTGATTTATGCTACGATACGACCAATGTATAGAACCGGGGTAAAAGCCCatatcagactacggattgggattgagattggattgaagtTTGACCAATCAAAGCAAAGTTCACTAAATTTGAGATCAGTTTCTctattctgattgattaaatttcaatccaatctcaatcccaatccgtagtcaagacggtcttgaaataagaaccgactacataggttagttgacgcgctttaaatacttgaatacttttaaagcgcgcgTCAGTAACCATTAAACATTAAACCAACACCCCGAAGGGATCAGTATCCTGCTAACGTCCACGTCGTTGATCCTGGGTGATGCCGAGAGCaggacacacacacattccAGAAAGGGTTTGGACTCGGTAAACACACGCACGTATGAACAACTATTAACAAGCATTTCGTGTGTGGAAAGTACAGCGAATCTCATAAGCATACGTACTTTGTATGCGAACGTAAACGCATTATGGTTACATTCATCGCTCATTTATGAGCTTCCTTTTAAGAttaggaaaaaattttatacaacttttttatagGGAATTTAATActctatcttttttatttgaaacatttttttatccgaTGCATATTTTTGACTATAGaagcaaaaatatagaaagtCGCATTTTTCgaagtttttttcaaaatggcggctcCAATATGTCCGACCGCCAAAttaaggtcaatccagacaaacttgcatagcgcataaacataaacataagagaattgattggtgcatatgcatgtgcataaggaaatagaccaatccgtttctttatgcatatggttatgcacctatgcaagtttgtgtggatatagctttatattatgatattcgTAATCAGCAGCCAAAAATACGTCgaaaacgtattttttcattCGATTTTGAGGTGAGGCAGTACTTCTGCAACTTTACCCAAAAATGAATAGATTTACTAGATCTCGACCAATGAAATCGTAGGTACTTTAGTGAAttatttcctcacttttgtagTTTCTCATTTCAAGATCCATAGGTCACCCCCTCAACTTGTCCGATCGCAGAGTGCGTTCTTATGAGCGCGAGTAGTGCGGTCGGCGAAAGGAAGATGACGCCCGTTCGCGCGTCTCACACAGGACGGGGCGACGGGGACGCGTGCAATGCAACGTAGATCGTTGGTGTAAACATGCGCCGGCAGCGGCCGTAGACGGAGGCTGGCATGTGATCCTAGATTCACTGTAGATAATACGAGGCTGGCGAAAAATGGCGGACGAACAGGTGAGTCGCCGACAAGAGGAACACGCGGGACCCGCGCGCGACGCCACGCTATTAATCGCGACGCGGAGCGAAGCGGTGCCGCGCGAGCGGTCACAATCCGCCGGCGGAATCCGCGCCGGATTTCCGCGCGTGTCCTCAAACCTACActcgtgcgtgcgtgcgtgaatTTGTTCGTGTGTGCGGCGCGTCCGCGCGCATTCGCCGAATCTCTCGCGGGaaggccgccgcgccgtgagAACTTTGTCGCGCGAGAAGCGCCGTTTTCCATCGTGCTGACAAAGCGGGTGCAATGGGAGGACCGGACCGGGGCGACGCGGCCCGATCCAATCGTGCCATTTCAATCGCTGCCGATCGCCTttctctccgtctctttcACGCTGGTCTTCGCCTGTTCCCATCGCGCTTATCAAACTGAGAGGGTTTCTCTTGGTGATCCTGGCGGATTCTGATTGATCCAAGGGACAATTAATGGCCTACGCCAGAACCACGGTACTGCACGGTGCGGAGTGGAGTTCTGGAGCACGATCGCCGAGTGTGGCGCGTTTCAGTCGCGAATGTCGCGATTTCCCCGTGACGAGCGTCACATGAAAGTCGGCGTGCCGCGATGTAAATGAAAAAGTGCGGGAACTCCGGCCGACGTTTGTCGTTGTTTATCCTcgcgtatgtatatacgttgTTGTTTGTAcgccgcggccgccgccgccgccgccgccgccaccgccaccgccaccgccaccgccaccgccatcgccaccgccaccaccaccaccaccatcactACCGTCACAGTCACCACAAGGGTTACACCCGCGGAGCGAAAGCGAGAGAGCGCTCGATCCCCGCGCTCGGCCCCCCCGAACCAATTTCCACGATAACGCGCGGATGTTTATTTACAACCTGTCGCTCGCATATAACCTGTCCATGGCTCGCGAGATCCCGCGTAGAGTCCGGCGCGTCACCTGGCACTTCTCTGAGATCTTTCATCCGATGGCACTTGGCAGAACCTTGTGCGCAATTTATCAGCGAAATAGACGCGATGAGCGTTCGTCGCAAAATGGAGATCGAGATCTCTAATTTTCTCGGCTTCGTTATCGCAAATCGCAActgtgcacgcgcgcgcttgTGTACACACACTTATGCGTATGAAGCACAGTAGTGTAAAtatcgtataatttataaattacgcCACTTGGATCCGCGTGACACACTTTAAACCGTTTATTTTACTGTTCTTTTACGTCGTTCggtatatttctttcaatctTTCACACGGTCGGAATAATTACTCAATTGCACAAAATGTTCctcgtttattttatgtaactcGAAAACGTTTGTAAAATTGTGTCTAATAAAACAACAACTTTATGCCAATTGCAATGAAATCCCAGTTGggcagaatttattatttatcacagGGTGGTGATAAACACATACGAGATATCATAACTTTTGtttccttttatttaattggaaattttgtaatattattgacACAACagaatatgtacataattgaaagtcttttacatttatcacCAACGTAATGCGGAATATGTAGAATGCAGCTCGTACAAGTGTCATCAACATCGATATAACCTTCGATCTCACCATCTTTTAGAATTTAGACTTTAGAGATACGTCCTTTCTCAGAGAGATACTTTTATGATACGATATTTCGGGCGCGCCACCctgtataagaaaaaatgaaacTGTCGTCaggtttttcttttaactaatcCATCTAAATAAGCTCAATGCTTCAAACTGTGATTCAGTCGGCATAATGCAActgtattgtaaaattgtaaatgtcTCGGACAGTAACGGCAAGTCGCTAATAAAGATTTGCGAGGCATCATAAAAGTGGATATACCGTTGCAAAACTTTTAGACTCCTACCTAAATGGAAGTCTTAAGAAACAGCTTTAAACAGTGTGACTAAGAATGGATCACATGCAGGAAGTACGGCAGCTGGAGTTGCTATGCAAGCAATTGTACGAGTCGCAAGATTCGGCGCATCGCGCAGAGGCGGAAAAGGCTTTGGTCGCTTTTCAAAATGCCCCGGATACGCTTACAAAGTGCCAGCTTCTTCTGGACCGCGGGGACTCCGCGTATGCTCAATTACTGGCCGCTACCACCTTGACGAAGCTAGTGTCACGTTCGGCGCAGGGACAACTCACGACTACACTCAGCTTACAACAGAGGCTCGATATACGTAAGTGACGATCCGTTTCGTTCCCTTCAGTTTTGCTACGCGAGACAAGAGTCGTATCTCTTGAAACTTGAAGGAGGGATCAGATGTCTcactttcttatatataaatatctttacaGGAAATTACGTACTCAACTACTTAGCAACGCAACCAAAGTTACCGAATTTTGTGATACAGGCTTTGGTTACGCTATTCGCTAGGATATCAAAGCTTGGGTGGTTCGATTCCGATAAAGAGGAATTTATCTTCAGAAATGTAGTCAGCGACGTAGCCAAGTTTCTTCAGGTTTGGCATACTTTATCGATGTTAAGCACTGTGTTTTCTATGCACGTACGTTGttttatgattaataatgttttattgtaataatcaaAGGGGTCGGTGGAGCATTGTATGATAGGAGTACAGTTGCTCTCTCAATTGACGTGTGAAATGAATCAAATATCGGAAGCTGATGCGAACAGATCTCTGACAAAGCATAGAAGAATAGCAAGTAGCTTTAGAGATACCCaactatttgaaatatttaggTTATCGTGTACCTTACTGAGTACAGCTcgtgaaaattgtaaaagtttaaatttcaaCGATGAAGCGCAGGTATAGCGAGCAATTAGCATGATGATTGGTGACAACTTTTTGTACTCTACATTAATGCCGTCGTTCGTATGTTTGTTTTTTACAGCACGGTTTGATAAGACAACTGTTAAAGCTTGCACAAAACTGTTTGACATTTGACTTTATTGGCACATCGACCGATGAGAGTTCGGATGATCTTAACACAGTACAAATTCCGACGAGCTGGAGACCTGCGTTTCTGGATTTTACTTCGTTGAAACtattttttgatttatatcaCAGTCTACCTAATACGTTATCGTGTTTGGCACTTTCATGTCTGGTTCAAATAGCGTCTGTCAGACGGAGTTTATTCTCTAATACTGAAAGGGCAAAATTTCTGACGCACTTAGTCAATGGTATTAAGCATATACTACAGAATCCTCAAGGGCTTAGTGATCCAGGAAACTATCACGAGTTTTGTAGATTATTATCTCGACTGAAGAGCAATTTCCAACTTGGCGAGTTGGTCTTAGTGGAGGATTATCCCGAAGCAATACAACTGATCGCCAAGTTTACAGTGCAGAGCTTACAGATGTGGCAATTTGCGCCAAACAGTTTGCACTATCTTTTGACCCTGTGGCAGAGGATGGTATCTTCAATGCCATATGTAAAAGCGGGTGATCCACACTTATTGAATACGTACACCCCGGAAGTTACAAACGCATACATCACATCAAGACTCGAGTCGGTAGCAGTAGTGGTCAGAGAACGCCTGGAGGATCCGTTGGATGATCTAGGAGTGGTTCATCATCAATTAGAACAAATATCGGTCATTGGTAGATGCGAATATCAAAAAACGTGCACCCTGCTAGTCCAACTGTTTGATCAAGCTGCAAGAACGTATCAGGAGCTAATGACGCAAACGGTGTCACCGACGCAACAAATCGACATTGCGATCCAGGAGGGACAACTCACATGGCTTGTGTATATCATaggtaaatgaaatatattaatgcattGTTGTTTTTCATAAGTTTTccataacaatatttatataatccttTTCTCATCTTTCTTAGGTGGTGTTATAGGCGGGAGGGTTGCATTTAATAGCAATGAGGAGTTTGACGCTATGGACGGAGAATTGGTTTGCAGAGTGCTTCAATTGATGAACCTGACCGATTCGAGACTCGCGCAAGGTGGCTGTGAGAAACTGGAATTAGCGATGTTGAGTTTTTTCGAGCAATTTCGAAAGATCTACGTCGGCGATCAAGTTCAAAAGAATTCTAAAGTGTACAGGAGATTGTCTGATGTGTTGGGTCTTAACGACGAGGCGATGGTACTCAGCATTTTTATTCGAAAGATGTGAGTAACGTATACGAAAAATGTAAGTAACACTCCTGCGATTTGCCGCAGTCGGGATTAATGCCGGTAATTTACAGAATAACGAATTTGAAGTACTGGGGCAGGAGCgaacaaattatttccaaGACGCTACaacttttaaatgatttatcaGTGGGTTATAGTTGTGTTCGTAAACTCGTCAAATTAGAAGAAGTACAATTTATGCTCAACAATCATACGGTATATATTGAGCTCTACTACTGCttaacattttacataaatagtGAGTTACAACATTAACTAGTAATcttttgcatataataatttaaatctttcgtATTGACAGCGAGaacattttccatttttgGGAAACAATGTAGCTGTGACAGAAATGCGCTGTAGATCAATGTTTTACACATCTCTTGGTAGATTATTGATGGTAGATTTAGGTGAGGACGAGGAAAGATTTCACACCTTTATGTTACCTCTTACAGgtaagaaaatttatcaacATTTAACCAAttcttttttggaaatattatgTAGTAAATAcgtttttcttatatataattttttttaggtgCATTGGAGAGCCTTGGTCAATTAATGGGTGCTGCAGATACACCTCTCTTTGCAGCAGAGGAAGCAAAGAAAGCGCTGATTGGTTTGGCGCGAGACCTTAGAGGCTTAGCTTATGCATTCAACACCAAAACATCCTATATGATGCTTTTTGATTGgatgtacgtatatacatatatacgcataCATAAGACGTGTACAAATAGATTCACAACTAGTGATTTGTAACATCAAAAAACaatcattattttactatGTTTTCTTTGAACTTAGATATCCTAATTATACGCCGATTTTATTACACGCTGTGGAGTTGTGGCATCACGAACCGCAGGTGACAACGCCCGTCCTGAAGTTATTTGCTGAGTTAGTACAAAATAGGAGTCAACGATTACAATTCGACGCGTCGTCTCCAAACGGGATCCTGTTGTTTCGTGAGGCCAGCAAAATAATATGTAGCTACGGCAATCACATATTGAACGTTGAAGTACCCAAGGATCAGATTTATCCCTTAAAACTCAAAGGAATAAGTATATGCTTCAGTATGTTAAAGGCAGCCTTATGTGGAAGTTATGTAAATTTTGGAGTGTTTAGGCTGTACGGTGACGAGGCGTTGGACAATGCTCTTAATACATTTGTCAAATTGCTTCTTAGTATTCCACAAAGTGATCTTTTGGTAAGTATACATATTAGTCATAATACtaacattttgtttattatctaGGTAATTCACTTCTtgataatcaaattatatcagtagttttgataaattaatatatataataataaaaatatttaccttattttatatactgttATTGATAGCATTATCCGAAACTGTCGGCAacatattatttgttactCGAATGTCTGGCGCAAGATCACATGGTCTTTTTATCCACTTTGGAACCTAGGGTTTTTCTCTACATCCTTTCCAGTATCAGCGAAGGCCTTACAGCACTAGGTGCGCAAAAAGACTTCTATACAGGTCTGTGCGGCTGATTCTATCTTGCTACTACTACTCTCTATATCCTCAATGCcatatcttgaaattattttaacacttaGATGATCTAcgagttgaaaaaaaatcttttatttttctcggtaaattaatgtttctagaaaaaatttttccacaTATatcacaaagaaaaaaaaagatgattataaata
This window harbors:
- the Ranbp16 gene encoding exportin-7 isoform X3, yielding MDHMQEVRQLELLCKQLYESQDSAHRAEAEKALVAFQNAPDTLTKCQLLLDRGDSAYAQLLAATTLTKLVSRSAQGQLTTTLSLQQRLDIRNYVLNYLATQPKLPNFVIQALVTLFARISKLGWFDSDKEEFIFRNVVSDVAKFLQGSVEHCMIGVQLLSQLTCEMNQISEADANRSLTKHRRIASSFRDTQLFEIFRLSCTLLSTARENCKSLNFNDEAQHGLIRQLLKLAQNCLTFDFIGTSTDESSDDLNTVQIPTSWRPAFLDFTSLKLFFDLYHSLPNTLSCLALSCLVQIASVRRSLFSNTERAKFLTHLVNGIKHILQNPQGLSDPGNYHEFCRLLSRLKSNFQLGELVLVEDYPEAIQLIAKFTVQSLQMWQFAPNSLHYLLTLWQRMVSSMPYVKAGDPHLLNTYTPEVTNAYITSRLESVAVVVRERLEDPLDDLGVVHHQLEQISVIGRCEYQKTCTLLVQLFDQAARTYQELMTQTVSPTQQIDIAIQEGQLTWLVYIIGGVIGGRVAFNSNEEFDAMDGELVCRVLQLMNLTDSRLAQGGCEKLELAMLSFFEQFRKIYVGDQVQKNSKVYRRLSDVLGLNDEAMVLSIFIRKIITNLKYWGRSEQIISKTLQLLNDLSVGYSCVRKLVKLEEVQFMLNNHTREHFPFLGNNVAVTEMRCRSMFYTSLGRLLMVDLGEDEERFHTFMLPLTGALESLGQLMGAADTPLFAAEEAKKALIGLARDLRGLAYAFNTKTSYMMLFDWIYPNYTPILLHAVELWHHEPQVTTPVLKLFAELVQNRSQRLQFDASSPNGILLFREASKIICSYGNHILNVEVPKDQIYPLKLKGISICFSMLKAALCGSYVNFGVFRLYGDEALDNALNTFVKLLLSIPQSDLLHYPKLSATYYLLLECLAQDHMVFLSTLEPRVFLYILSSISEGLTALDTMVCTGCCATLDHIVTYLFKQLYQKGYPGRKNAVVPGGGELFLQVLKQHPEILQQILSTVLNVIMFEDCRNQWSMSRPLLGLILLNEDYFNQLRENIIRSQPVDKQGAMAQWFENLMNGIERNLLTKNRDRFTQNLSMFRRDINDALKGPNISNSVNDMMTS